The genomic stretch AAATTAAAAAGCTGTTGGATACTGCAGGAAATGGTAAATTAATCAAAGAAGGAATTAAGACTGTTATAATGGGAAAACCCAATGCAGGTAAATCATCTCTTCTAAATGCTTTGATGGGCAGTGAGAGAGCCATTGTAACAGATGTACCAGGGACTACAAGAGATACTCTTGAAGAAACACTTATGATAGGTGAGCTTTGCTTAAATGTGGTAGATACCGCAGGTATAAGAAATACCTCTGATCTCGTAGAGAGTATAGGGGTTAAAAGAGCAAAGACCATGGGTGAAGATAGTGATCTGATTTTATATGTAGTTGATGTATCCGTACCCTTAGATGAAAATGACGAAGAAATAATTGCCTTTATAAGAGATAAAAAAGCAATCGTATTGTTAAATAAGTCTGATCTTAATATGGTTATTTCTATCGAAGAAATTCATAAGAAGACACAAAAAGAGGTAGTATTGATTTCTGCTAAACAAAGCAGTGGTCTGGAGGAGTTAGAAAAACTTATCACGGATATGTACTTTAATGGTGTCCTGGAATACAATGATGAAGTTTATATAACAAATCTAAGACAGGAAGAAGCACTGAGAAAGAGCCTGGAGAGTCTGTGTATGGTAGAAAAGACAATACTGGATGATATGCCGGAAGATCTTTACGCAGTTGATATGATGACTGGTTATGAGGCCTTAGGAACGATAACAGGTGAGCAGGTAGATGAAGATCTTATCAATACAATTTTCCGAGAATTCTGTATGGGTAAGTAGTAGTCGGGAATATAGATCAGTGGTATAATACAGCTGAATGGTGTTTGCTTATAACATCAAGTGAAAGTGGATTTTTAGAAAAGAGGTTAGTATGTCATACACATATGAAAGTTATGATGTCGTAGTAGTCGGAGCAGGTCATGCAGGTTGTGAAGCAGCCTTGGCATGTGCCAGACTTGGGATAAATACTTTAATAGTAACTATTAACATGGATAGTATTGCGTTGATGCCTTGTAATCCAAATATCGGAGGTACCTCCAAAGGTCATCTGGTCAAAGAAATAGATGCTCTAGGCGGTGAAATGGGCAAGAATATTGATAAGACCTACATTCAGTCTAAAATGCTGAATGTTTCCAGAGGACCTGCTGTTCATTCTTTAAGAGCACAGGCGGACAAGCAGGATTACAGCAGAGAGATGAGATTAGTTCTTGAAAATACCGAAAATCTTACTTTGAAGCAGGCTGAGGTGACTGAAATACTGACAGAAGACAACAAAGTTGTGGGGATAAAAACCTATTCTGGTGGAATTTATCCCTGTAAAGCTATTATTTTGTGTACAGGAACATACCTCAACGCAAGATGTATCTATGGTGATGTAAGCAATCACACTGGACCAAATGGTTTGAAATCAGCAAATTATTTAACAGATTCGCTGACCAAAGCCGGTATAGAGATGTATCGCTTTAAAACAGGTACACCGGCCAGAATTGATAAAAGATCGATTGATTTTAGTAAAATGGAAGAGCAGTTTGGTGATGAGGAAGTTGTTCCTTTCTCTTTTACCAATAGCGGTGTGGATATCAAAAAAGAACAGATATCCTGCTGGCTGACCTATACAAATGAAGAAACCCATAAGATTATAAAGGATAATATTCATCGTTCACCTTTGTATAGCGGTGATATTAAAGGAACCGGTCCCAGATACTGTCCCTCCATCGAAGATAAAGTGGTTAAGTTCGAGGACAAAGACAGACATCAGGTGTTTATTGAGCCGGAAGGTAATTATACCAATGAAATGTACGTTGGAGGTATGTCTAGTTCTTTGCCGGAGGACGTACAGTATAGAATGTATAGAAGTGTTGCTGGACTTGAAAATGCTAAGATTGTAAGAAATGCCTACGCGATTGAATATGATTGCATTAATCCGAATCAATTAAAGGCTTCATTGGAATTTCTAAAGGTAGATGGTTTATTCAGCGGCGGACAGTTTAACGGAAGTTCCGGCTATGAGGAAGCAGCGGCACAAGGGCTTATAGCAGGAATTAATGCAGCAATGAAGCTGCTTAACAAAGAACCTCTTATATTGGACAGGTCACAGGCATATATCGGAGTCTTAATTGATGACTTGGTAACGAAAGAAACCCATGAGCCTTATCGTATGATGACTTCAAGAGCAGAATACAGACTTTTACTCAGGCAGGATAATGCGGATCTCAGGCTGACTAAATTAGGATACAAAGTAGGACTGATTAGTGAAGAGAGATACCAGGAATTATTGCAAAAGGAAGAAAATATAAAGAATGAGACAAGAAGAGTAAATGA from Anaerocolumna sp. AGMB13020 encodes the following:
- the mnmE gene encoding tRNA uridine-5-carboxymethylaminomethyl(34) synthesis GTPase MnmE — translated: MNSSTDTIAAIATAVNNSGISIIRISGMEALEIGDRIFQSKKPDKKLSEVQSHTVHYGYIKDEDTVIDEVLAIVMKGPNSYTREDVIEIDCHGGILVTRKILEIIVKKGARLAEPGEFTKRAFLNGRIDLSQAEAVSDIINAKSNYALKNSVKQLKGNVYNKIKDVREGLLHDLAYLEAGLDDPEHIDISEFKDELLVNIKGYKKEIKKLLDTAGNGKLIKEGIKTVIMGKPNAGKSSLLNALMGSERAIVTDVPGTTRDTLEETLMIGELCLNVVDTAGIRNTSDLVESIGVKRAKTMGEDSDLILYVVDVSVPLDENDEEIIAFIRDKKAIVLLNKSDLNMVISIEEIHKKTQKEVVLISAKQSSGLEELEKLITDMYFNGVLEYNDEVYITNLRQEEALRKSLESLCMVEKTILDDMPEDLYAVDMMTGYEALGTITGEQVDEDLINTIFREFCMGK
- the mnmG gene encoding tRNA uridine-5-carboxymethylaminomethyl(34) synthesis enzyme MnmG, whose protein sequence is MSYTYESYDVVVVGAGHAGCEAALACARLGINTLIVTINMDSIALMPCNPNIGGTSKGHLVKEIDALGGEMGKNIDKTYIQSKMLNVSRGPAVHSLRAQADKQDYSREMRLVLENTENLTLKQAEVTEILTEDNKVVGIKTYSGGIYPCKAIILCTGTYLNARCIYGDVSNHTGPNGLKSANYLTDSLTKAGIEMYRFKTGTPARIDKRSIDFSKMEEQFGDEEVVPFSFTNSGVDIKKEQISCWLTYTNEETHKIIKDNIHRSPLYSGDIKGTGPRYCPSIEDKVVKFEDKDRHQVFIEPEGNYTNEMYVGGMSSSLPEDVQYRMYRSVAGLENAKIVRNAYAIEYDCINPNQLKASLEFLKVDGLFSGGQFNGSSGYEEAAAQGLIAGINAAMKLLNKEPLILDRSQAYIGVLIDDLVTKETHEPYRMMTSRAEYRLLLRQDNADLRLTKLGYKVGLISEERYQELLQKEENIKNETRRVNEALIGANAIVQEFLVKNNSQSLKTGTTIGELIRRPELTYDMLEEIDTGRKALPKDVREQVNINIKYEGYIERQLRQVEQFKKLENKNIPDSIDYEQVKSLRIEARQKLMKIRPSSVGQASRISGVSPADISVLLVYLEQFRRKEDRID